From Proteus vulgaris:
GTACGTAAGAAACGAACCATACGTAATTTCATGACTAAGTGGTCAATTAATTCCTGAGCTTGTTCTTCAGTCAGTAAACCTGCATCAATATCACGTTGGATGTAGATATCTAAGAATGTAGATACACGACCAAATGACATTGCAGCACCGTTTTGAGATTTAACAGCGGCTAAGTAACCGAAGTAAGTCCATTGTACTGCTTCTTTTGCGTTTTGAGCTGGGCGAGAAATATCGTAGCCGTATTTTGCAGCCATTTCTTGGATTTGACCTAAAGCAGCATGCTGCTCTGCGATTTCTTCACGCAGTTGGATAGTCATTTCCAGATCTTCGCCTTTTTCCATTCTTTCTTGTAAAGAAGTGAATTGAGCGAATTTATCTTTACGCAGGAAGTCGATACCGTACAGTGCAACACGACGGTAGTCACCGATGATACGGCCACGACCATAAGCATCTGGTAAACCTGTTAAGATACCAGATTTACGGCATTTCATGATGTCTGGAGTATAAACATCGAAAACGCCTTGGTTGTGAGTTTTACGATAATCAGTAAAGATTTTTTTCAGTTCTGGGTCCAGCTCACGGTTGTAAGCGTGGCAAGAACTTTCAACCATACGGATACCACCGAATGGGATGATCGCACGTTTCAGAGGTGCATCAGTCTGTAAACCTACGACTTGTTCTAAATCTTTAGTGATGTAACCCGCATCGTGTGATGTGATAGTTGAAGCAACAGAAGTATCAAAATCAACCGGCGCATGTGTGCGGTTTTCGATTTTGATGCCTTCCATAACTTGTTCCCAAAGTGTATCAGTTGCTTTAGTGGAACCTGCTAGGAAAGATTCGTCGCCTTCATATGGAGTATAGTTTTTTTGGATAAAATCACGAACGTTAACACCGTTCTGCCATTCACCTTCAGAAAAACCTTTCCATGCTTCAGCAAATTTTTCATTTAAATCAGACATGATACTTCTACCTTTTTACAATGGAACTTAAGAAATCAGTCATACCTGCACGGATTAATGTTTGTCACCGCGCAGATGCATTAACCAGTATACCAGACCGACTAGGACTGCCCCGCCAATAATGTTACCGATAGTGACAGGCAATAAATTATCAGAGAGAAAATTTGATACCGTTAAATTTGAAAATTGTTCGGATGATGCACCTACTTTAGTCCAGAATTCTGCGGGTGCAAAATTCTTAATAACAATACCTAAAGGAATAAGAAACATGTTAGCGATACTGTGCTCAAAACCGCTAGCAACGAACATACCTATAGGTAAAATCAGTGCAAAAAGCTTATCAATGAGTGTACGACCTGCATAGCTCATCCATACTGCAAGACAAACCATTAAGTTAGCTAGAATGCCTAAACAAACTGCTTCGATAAAAGTGTGTTCAACTTTATGTTGTGCAGTTTGTAAAACGTTTAGCCCCCAAAGCCCATTTGCAGCCATATGTTGGCCAGCAAACCACATTAAGGCAACAAAAAAGAGTGCGCCAATGAAGTTACCAAGATAGACATTTATCCAGTTAGCAAACATTTTGCCCCAAGATATACGTCCAGTCGCTTTAGGAATAATAGTCAGAACAGTTGAGGTGAATAAGTCCGCGCCACAAACGACGACGAGCATTAACCCCAGAGAGAAGCAGATCCCGCCAACTA
This genomic window contains:
- the focA gene encoding formate transporter FocA; this encodes MKADSPFNLLSPADMAKVADDACCYKANKHIPTTYLSAFTAGMFISIAFVFYITATTGTASVPFGLAKLVGGICFSLGLMLVVVCGADLFTSTVLTIIPKATGRISWGKMFANWINVYLGNFIGALFFVALMWFAGQHMAANGLWGLNVLQTAQHKVEHTFIEAVCLGILANLMVCLAVWMSYAGRTLIDKLFALILPIGMFVASGFEHSIANMFLIPLGIVIKNFAPAEFWTKVGASSEQFSNLTVSNFLSDNLLPVTIGNIIGGAVLVGLVYWLMHLRGDKH